TCTTaaccattttaatcacaaatcactGATCAGGAAATTAGTAAAAATTGCACAAATACTGTAGATAAAGTAACTTAGCATGGAATAGCCTTCCCCAACTTGCAGACAGCTTTTTACAGGAAAAAGAGTCAGTGTTGTTCAACTCAATGTTAATGGcttcaaacagttcatgagTAGCTGAAAAATGTATCCCAGTTCGTTTGAGTTTAATGTGAGACCAAATATTCACTATAAAGATTAGATCTGGACTCTGACCAGGCCAAAGGATGAGCCTGATGGACCTGTTTCATCTTCTGTTATAATATATGTTCATTCCTCTTTAGATAAAAATTTTTAATTTGTGGGAGGCAAGCCATTCTGCAATATTCTCCTGTACTCCAAAGCGACTTTAACATTGACATAACTCACCAATACCAGCAGCTACCACAAAATGACACCTCTTCCTCCATGCTTTACTGTGGTAgtgatgcatttattattatattattatatagggGGCAGTTGTAGTCTGGAAAAGGAATCAGCaaaggaatacattacattttaaaatataattaattagaaAATAGTTATTGTAAATGGAAATACTTTTTCACAACTgcaactttcaaaaacatcttaatctTTCAGTCATTTGGTATTTCTGCCTGCCTCTATTCTATGACAAGAACTATTAATATTTGATGAATGACTGATCTGACTTTTTAAAATAGATTTCTTCAAAGCGGTTCTGATGTCATAACAACAGCCACATATCAGGCCAGCATTGAGGGATTTGTGAAATATCTTGGTCTCCGGCCTGAGGAAGCGCAGCAGATGATGATGTCAGGGGTTCAACTGGCAAAGGAGACAGTGCGTGAGTTCATGTCTCACTCACCCGAATCAGGTGCTAACTTATGCTAAATCATTCATTTGATCTAGTTTCTGCTACACAAAATCTAAAATGAATAATCCCCTAGAAGACAGAAGAGAGCCTTTGGTTGCAGGCTCAGTGGGTCCATATGGGGCATTTCTACACGATGGGTCAGAGTACACAGGGGCCTATGAGGACAAGATGACATTGGAGGTAATGCAAGATGAAGCTCTTTGTCTGCCTAAGCTGCCACCACACAAGATATCAAGTGCATGTTTTCTCTATTGTCGTAGGAGTTGAAAGATTGGCATCGTCCACAGATCCAGTGCTTGGTAAAAGCTGGAGCTGATCTTGTTGCCATGGAGACCATTCCAGGTCTTAAAGAGGCAGAGGCTTTGGTGGAAGTACTCAAAGAATTTCCCGAAACTAAAGCCTGGCTTTCCTTTTCCTGTAAGGTGACTGATATTATTGATTAAGGGTTCCTTGAATTACATATACTGCACATATTAATATCCAATTAGAAATTGCTTTCATAACACACTTGCCACCATTTATGTTCTGATTAAAACAAATGAGAGTGTGCTACACATTGCTTTTAAAGgcaagatttttggattaaaataccactagaacaatgttatatattttgttgactttacattatcccaaatgtttccaacaatgtttaaatccagagaaatttTAACCAGTGTAGCGGCCTGTGTCATTGCATCGTCTGTCAATGATGTCATATCCGCATTATACTCACTTTCCAGTCCTACTTCTGTAAAAACTATGGAATCACCAAAgccactttaatatattatgtgttttattagacaggtgagcaactgtttggatacctTTATCGACAGgaaactaattgttatatagctcaacatggttagtcttattgtttgaatctcattttcttgatttaccactAGTTTTTACTCAAAAAGTAGAcgacactattttgtcaagtggttaacatagcataatcaaaGAGCTTTATTTGTAGAAACAGTAATGCAGCATTTTCTCCaccatataaaatatattataattaactGCATGCCATTTAGCAACACAAGTCATCCtgcttttattaatatattctaATATTGATCCAGCTTACTGCAGTGCTGCGGTGTAAATAAATgagcaatgcaataaaaatttAATGGATAAGCaatgtaataaaactttaatacattGCTTATCCATGAACacgatttctgcccgagtcctgtCGGATTGCTTTTCATCGGCTGTGGAGGTGAAGAcgacaactcccatgattccacgctTATTcatggcgtcatcaagctacgcctaaATAAGGAACCTCTAGCAGTGAAACTTACATAGTGTGCCTAATACAATTAATGTGTTTCAGgacattcaaaatatttcaaGCGGGAGGAGATTTTCTGAGGCGGTTCAGGTGGCTTGTAGGTCCACACAGCTGGTTGCTGTCGGGGTGAACTGTTGTCCCGCTCCTTTGGTGAAACCGCTTCTAGAGTCAGCCAAGTCACACAAGAAAGCAGATTTGAGCTGGGTGGTCTATCCTAACAGTGGAGAGAGATGGGACCCCAAGACTGGGTGAGATTAATCAATAACTCCTGACTTATAattgccatctttattttttcttttcaggtATAGTTAAGTTTACAGGGTTCCAACATTCATGAAGCACTTGGAATAGAAATTgtaacttaaaattattttaaaaatggaattttaaaataataatttccagACCTGAAAAAgacataattaattaaattaatgaataaattaatacattaataatttgGTTCAGTTTCATCCTAATTATGATTCCATTTCATCCCATATATTTCATATCTTAAAAATCGGTCTTTGTGAAtgtaatttttatgtttttttttttgtttttttttaaaaattaatacttttaatgatgtatgaaattgatcaaatgtgacggtaaagtctatttaaaataaattctgttattttctgaaggatttctgaaggatcatgtgattgAGATTGGGGTAatagatgctgaaaatttagttttgagatcagattttaaaatattaaaacagaaaattcattttaattaattgaatttcACATTATTACCGTTTGTACTATatgttgatcaaataaatgctgccttgtAAGCATAAGATACTGTTGATACTGTagtgtaattaaataaaaagtctCAAATAATCACAAATGACTgcaaaagtcatggaaattgaTTGGTCAAAAGGTGTGGGAACACTAAATTTATTTACGTAGGTCGTAAAGGACGCaatttgtctcagtttcattgTTTAAGTGGCTGTTCTGAAACATTTTCAGATGGATAATGGAAAAACAGAAGTCATTTGCCAAATTAAGTCTCAGCTGGAAAGAACAAGGGGCTTTGTGGATTGGTTGGTATCGCATTGCACCAGTAAATACTATGACTTGTTCTTTCCTTTTGCACTGACTCACCAAGATTTCTGTCAACAGGTGGCTGCTGCCGTGTTGGTCCTGCTGATATAACTGCACTGAAGCAACAACTACATGTATAGATATGACTCATGAAGCATGACACCGTTCACATCTAGTTGCCTATGAAATAATGCACTGATGTTTAAGAAGgtgtataaatattttatttataaataaaaataatgccaACACTAGATTCACATGAGTATGAGATTTGTGATGACTAAACATTGAACATAATACATTAGATGTTGCCGTTTAAAAGGAAGAACACAATCACAATGCACATAACATGGAAGCAATCATGCAATCTTAGCTCACAGCGTTTCACAAAGAACGTTATTGTAATCCTTCAAATTAGTATTTACAATAAGATAGCGCCATCTTATTGGACTATGTCACTTCTCTATAGCCCGAATCTGATCCACTGACACATTATTAAACAGTCTGTTATCTTTATGATAACCTAGATTGTATTTTTTTGACTTACACTAATAAAGCCATTTTGTGTATAGAAGCAGACTTCATAAAGAACAGTCTTCTATGTAGTGTTCAGAGCATTATGCGTGCACTTTATGCAGATTATTCATACCATACCGTCTTCCAATTATCTACCATCAGTAGCATATATATCCACCAAATAGCATATAACTGAAATGGAATGATGCTAttgatcagaaaatcaaataTTCACTAAATGCTCTTGGTACACTTAAGGTGCAGTCACAAATTTCAGCAAGCAAAAAAAGTTTAGCGATGTATGAAGCAAAGCTCACTCTTATGTCGCTTtgaaaccaagcagctttctgttggtcattGAATCCGCATGACCAAGTTGAACCAGTTTTATCGTTCGCTCAGAATCGCCCCGTCGCATCTTGACCTCTGTTCTGGAACCAACATTTTGGCGAAATTTCGCAGGCAAAAAGGCCCATTGTCTACAGTTCACACAAAAGTCATTCTATGTGATCAACTTGAACCCATTGCGAAAACTGCATGGGGGAATCTTTCGCCATCACGCAAAATTCCTGATTGCATGTATTTTGCCCGCAAAAATTCGCAACACAATGGTAAATGAAACCTCACCTTTAGGACAATTTATTTAATGATTCCTTTATCCACAATGTGTTTAACAAAGCAGCATTTTGACCTACAGGAAGTGACTTGACCTCTTCTTGGAGAGCCAttaagtaatattttttaacttATTGCCACATAACCAAGGCCTGTGGAATTTGTTTCGCATTGCTGTAGAATGGCGGCATTACAAGAAGTCTCCAACGAGAGCTCGTGGTTCATTCCTCATGGGCATCAAACCAGCATTCTTATGGTTACCAGCCCTGAATGTTAACTACTACACCACACCATTTGGCTTACAACCGCATCGTCATTTCTAATTCTAACCTTTCACTGTTGCTAACAACCTGGAGAGATACATTTTCTTCatcttttttcttgttttaaattgtCGAAACCCAATTGGCTCTTCAAGAGGAGGGTTGGACACTTCAGATTTAGTCAGTTATGTCTTCATCCAGGTCACTGTCTGGAGAGCCTCGGTGCCTGTACTCTGCTGTGTTGGACAAACGTTTCCAGGCATTGTCGGACTTGTTCCCCGTACTGAGGGACCTACCCAGGCGTTTCACCGCTCGCTCCTCAGAACCGTCCTCTGTCGCAGCTTGACCTCTGTGTTCTGAAGCCTGATGATGGAGATCATGCCTCAGATTTTCCAGATTCAGTGCCCATGGTCCCAGCTTTTGCCAGTTCACTCTCTGGAAGGCCATGATGCAATGCAGATTGCCTCCAACCTATAAAAATATCATTGAAATAACATATGTGAAACATAATTCTAATATTCAAATTACTGTAGAAGTACCATTGGTGATGCAAAGGGGTGGAAAATTTCCTGAATTTCCAAAACCTCTCCAGGATTTTTGGAAACTTACAGGAAATTTTGGAAATGTTCCACCCCTTTTCATCCCTAAGTACCATCACCATAGTACTTAAGCTACTTACCTTCTTGGTTTTGCGATACTGAATGCCTCTCTCTGTATGGCGAATGTCTAAGTATTCTGGGTTCTGAGTATTCAGATCAGTCACAATATCTGCCCATctgattaaaaataaaggttagaATATGTGCatcatatttataattttaccaAATACTACAATTCAATAAAATGAACCATACTTTTTACAGTGGATTGCAGGGTGTTTCCTGCTTGGTTCGCCAATGAGAATCCAGTGTTCCATCTCATTAAGCGGAAGTGCCCccctgttaaaaataaataaacttcatTCTTAATTTGAAGAAAAGGGTCTTGTAAAAGGTTAATAAATGTACTGTACAATTTCATGACTTTTCTTACAATAATACCAGTGCTCATTCTTATGGTTACAATATGAAAAGTCCAGGGTCAGtgtgagagatttttttttttacttttggtgGATCGTCACTAAATCTTACATTTGTTGACCTTGTACCCGttgccgttcaaaagtttagggtcggtaagatcaaggctgcatttatatgatcaaaatacagttaaaaaagtaatattatgaaatattacaaaactGTATTAttagaaaatgtaaaacatctttttattcctgtgatggtaaagctgaattttcagcagtcttcagtgtcacatgatcattctgAGATCATTCTAAAattctgatttggtgctcaagaaacatttattataattatcaatgttgaaaacagttgtgctacttaatatttttgtgctaactgtgatatatttttgagatactctgatgaatagaaagtttaatacaacagcatttacttgaaaaagaaatatttGAACAATTTCTTAAACCAAAAATGAacgaacccaaacttttgagcgatATTGTACATGTTTGTTTGCACTGAAAACCTAAACATTTGacattcaaaaaatgaaaacattacatattTTCTGGCACAGTTAAATACAAAAAATGAAATCTGTATTATTTGAAGGGCCAAGTAAAAACCAGAActaaaaaaggggaaaaaataattggtaacactttattttacagtgtcctacatgttacatgtagttactatagtaataacaaaaaattattACATGCAACAAACCAAACTTAATCCTAACCATATAGTAAGCACATATagataattaatattactcagtacttaaatgtataattacactgtaacaaagacaccttaaaggtgcagtgtgtaaattttagtggcatctagcggtgaggttgcgAACTGCAACCAACGGCAGCACACCCCTCCTTTTTGAGCCaaatagagaagctacggtggccgtctGGCCAACACAAGTCAAAGATGTTGTCAAAGAGTACgttagccagtcaagcaatggggtttcttcttacttctaacaaagaacggtctcttcttctaataaaccagacaactactactattactacttTGTGCGTATTCAACGTAGTTACaatgcaagctgcctctaaaaacacaaacGATTTAGAAGAACAACATAGTGATGAAACACGCTCTTAGagtgtttgtccgtttagggctgctgtagatACATACCGGCGCAAAATGAGACTTGACATGGAGGGGGGTCCCGCGGTGTagttatgtattttatattgcatttctgtcaatagatcctcataaattttacacattgcacctttattaatatttttagaaatatttttttcttacaacCATAACCTGAATTTGATACATTTGAGCAGAAAATGAAAACCAAAGTTGCTGTATGATGTACCTGTATGCTTTGGCTGCTTTTAGTGGTGTAGCTTCATAGCCCACAGGACAGAAGTAATGATTCTGACAGTGGTAAATGTAGGCCATGGATTCATCTCGGAGTCCCTGCGTCAGCTTCAGCAGCGCCCCCTCAGCTAGAAAGAACAAACATGTGCTGCTACAATATGCTGCTCAAGTATTTTCATGACAGaataatattcttttataaTACATAAACTATATCTAAACCTAAACAGAAGATTAGGTAAATATCAGACTGGATATTACATTTGAACGACTGTCTGCTGACTCTGCTCAACAAACTACATCAAAAGTGCATTTGTAGAACAATATGCTCTTGCAGCCTATGTTCTTATgaaaaatgattcagaattcACACACCTGTCTCTCCTGCTGTCTTGTGCTTCCCATGAGGTTTGTACAGAATATAAGAGCATCCCCGGACACGGAAATTTTCGTTGATTTGTCTAAACCATCTGCaccaatataaaaatacataatgtacaaaacaaatcaaagtttggggtcagtaagattttttttaagaaatactt
Above is a genomic segment from Chanodichthys erythropterus isolate Z2021 chromosome 21, ASM2448905v1, whole genome shotgun sequence containing:
- the zgc:172121 gene encoding uncharacterized protein zgc:172121 isoform X2; its protein translation is MDPSPFILDGGLATELEASGFQLQGDPLWSARLLHTNPQAVKDVHYRFLQSGSDVITTATYQASIEGFVKYLGLRPEEAQQMMMSGVQLAKETVREFMSHSPESDRREPLVAGSVGPYGAFLHDGSEYTGAYEDKMTLEELKDWHRPQIQCLVKAGADLVAMETIPGLKEAEALVEVLKEFPETKAWLSFSCKDIQNISSGRRFSEAVQVACRSTQLVAVGVNCCPAPLVKPLLESAKSHKKADLSWVVYPNSGERWDPKTGWIMEKQKSFAKLSLSWKEQGALWIGGCCRVGPADITALKQQLHV
- the zgc:172121 gene encoding homocysteine S-methyltransferase YbgG isoform X1, whose translation is MDPSPFILDGGLATELEASGFQLQGDPLWSARLLHTNPQAVKDVHYRFLQSGSDVITTATYQASIEGFVKYLGLRPEEAQQMMMSGVQLAKETVREFMSHSPESEDRREPLVAGSVGPYGAFLHDGSEYTGAYEDKMTLEELKDWHRPQIQCLVKAGADLVAMETIPGLKEAEALVEVLKEFPETKAWLSFSCKDIQNISSGRRFSEAVQVACRSTQLVAVGVNCCPAPLVKPLLESAKSHKKADLSWVVYPNSGERWDPKTGWIMEKQKSFAKLSLSWKEQGALWIGGCCRVGPADITALKQQLHV